The segment CCTGGGGTCCATGCAGGCGCCTTGGAGACAGTGAGTGGCCTTGGAGGGGGCGCAGACTATTACTTGGCAGATTCCTAGAGGCGCCCAGGGGGCTGGGGGCGCACTTGTCACAGCCCAGCTCCCTGGAGTTTGTGCACTGAAGTAGCATGGCTGGTTCATTCTCACCAGCCGAAGGGTCAGAACGGCCCTGTCCCGCTGCTCGGCTCACACAGCTGTGGCCAGCGCTGGGCCTCGCCTCTGTCCTGGTCTCCGAagagggcagaggaagcagagggggGCAGCTGACTGTGGTTCTCTATTAGCACCACCGTCTCTCAAGCTCTGAGCACTGTCCCCAGAGGACGAGTGCCCAGATAGACAGGGCTGTGAGAGGAGCTAATCCTGGAGGCGGGGGTTGGGGGCACACAAAGGTTGGCCCAACTTTGGGGGCCTGGCAGGGGGGGGGTCCCTGTGACTCCCACAGGGAGGGTGGGAGCTGTGGCAGGACGGCGGGGAGGTACCCCACCCTGGCTGGTCTCAGCACCCTAAGGCAGGAGGAGCCAGCGAGGTTTAATGAGACATAAGCTCCccaggttggagaaggaaatggcaacccacccagtttcttgcctggagaatcccatgaacagaggagcctggcaggccgtggtccatagtgttgcagagagtcggacatgcgCGACACACACGcaagcttcctaggtggtgctggtggtaaagagcccacctgccaattcaggagacgctggagacgggtttgatccctgggttgggaagatctcctggaggagggcatggcaacccactccaatattcttccacggacagaggagcctgctgggctgtagtccatggggtcacagtcagacatgactgaagggacttggtGCACACAAGCTTATCTGATGGGCCACAGCTGGAGCTCTATGAGCAGGAGCCCTGTCAGGCTGTGATAAGGAACCTGCATTATGGTCAGGCCTTTGGAAGCTCTTCAGCTGGACTAGAGCCtcctcgggcttccctgatagctcaattggtaaagaatccacctgcaatgcaggagaccctggttcgattcctaggtcgggaagatccgctggagaaggggtaggctacccattccagtattcttgggcttccctggtggctcagctggtaaagaatccgcctgcagtgtgggagacctgggttccacccccgCATTGAGGGCCGCCTCCGGTCGCCTCTGGGTGGAGATGGTGTTGAGGGGGAGGCAGCGAGGCTGCTGTTGCAGAGGGTCGGGTGAGGGGCAGCCTTGGGTCGGGGAGTGGCCCTGGTGTTCTGGAGGTTGAGTTGCAGCCTCACGGCTGGGGGTGTAGGCCAGGGGACGCCGAGGGGCTGTGAGGGCACAGCCACCCCAGGCCTGGGGATGGTGGTGCATCTGTGCTTTAGGAAGCCCCGAGGCATTTGGTTGAGGGGGCTGAGCTGGGGGCTTCAGGGGGGCCAGGCAAGGCCAGGGCTCACCGCCTGTGTTGGGTGTGGGCTTTGAGGCTTGGTGGTTGGCGTTGCCCAGCTCAACTCTCCTCCCATCTGTCGCGCAGTTTTCGCGGGGCCCCCGGATCCTCTCCACGGGAACAGCCTGTACCAGAAGGTGCGGGCGGCCGCCCAGGTGAGCCCAGGACCCAGGTCACTCCCTGCTCTCCCTGCCCAGGGCCCTGGCTCCACTCTCTGCAGGACAGAGCCCCTGAGTGGCCCTCAGGGGagaaggaggggtgggggaaCCGTGGGCTTGCGGCGCTGAGTGCCCTTTGCCTCGTCTAGGACTTGGGGGCTGCCTTGTACTCCGACGCCTTGtcacctccacctccctcccagcctcccaggaCCCTGCCCCCAGCAGGTATGCAAGTATGCCCAGCCCTGTCACTGGGTTACTCTGGGCGGGCCCGAAGCCTCTCCTCCCACAAACGTCCAGGGTTGAGGGTCGGGTCCCCACTGCTGCTGACGTGCGCCTCCCCACAGGCATGGGCTCCCAGTCCAGGCCCCAGAGCGCCCTGCAGGGCTTCGGCTACAGCAAGGAGCGGGGTCACACAGGTGAGTGCTGCGGGACTGGGGCCCAGGCTGAGGGTGAGGGGCGGATGGGACCTGTGTGCCCCTCACTGACTTCTGTCCCACCCCGGGGCTGCTGGGGAGGTGCAGTCGGCTCTCCTTACCTGGCTGGTGAGAAGCCAGGCTGACGGTCAACCCCACACTTGGGCCATCGGCCCTGGGCTCCTTCAGGGAGCCGAGCGCAGAGGGCGGTGGTCCTGTCTGTGACAGGTGACTTAGAGCTGGCACCGTGCCAGCCCTGCTTGCTGGGAGAGCCTGGAGCCCCCCGGGGCCACGCGAGCCTCTCGAGGGCTCTGGGCCGGGTCCAGCTGATGTGCTGACCACTCCAGCCGTGGCTCCTGGTTCCCTGGCCCTTGTGATTCCTAAAGTGGGTCAGCCTTAGAGCCCACCTGTTCCTAACCTGGGGGTGACTGCCAGATCACTCTCCATGGGGCACTCCGTGGGAAAGCCCCTAGCGCAGGATGTGAGCACTCCTTAAGTGGCCAGGGAGATTGTGGTTCTCAGGACAACCACCTTAAGTGGCCCCCTACTCTGAGGTGGGGACCCAGGAGGGCGAGCAGTACAGCTTTGCTGTGAACTGCCGCTCATCCAAGCTCCACGGGGCCAGATGCATTGAAGTGAATTCACCGCAGAAGCTTCTGGGCTGGCCCTGTTCCTCCACAGGGCCTCTGCTCTGTGACTGCATCTTGTGTCCCAGCCTCTTGGGTCCTGGGTGAGCAGCAGCCATGGGCACCTCATCCTGGGAACACAGGGTGGGACTGAGGGGGCTGTGCCATCTCCCCTCTCTCTGCTGCAGGCTCTGCAGGTGAAGCCTTCCTGTCCACCATCCAGAAAGCCGCAGAGGTGGTGGCCAGTGCCGTGCGCCCTGGGGCTGAGAGCCCCAGCTGCCAGAGGTCCCTTCCGCGGGGTGACGCCTACCAGCCGGCCGTGACACCTTCAGCCAGCCTCGGCACCCCTGCCTCCGGGAGCTCTCTCCCTGCGGCCAGCCCAGGAGCCCGAGGTACTGAGCTGGACTCCTCCCTTGGGATGCTGGCTTCCCCCTCCTGGGGGCCCTGGGCTTCCAGTCACCTGCTGGGGCTGGGCGGGAGCAGAcgagggaggaggaagaaagcaGCACACtcctggtgggggcagggggctggagcCCCACCCTGCTGGTCCCGCGACACCTTCCAGAGCCAGCACGTGACAAGCTCGCAGAGCCAGCCGCCCACGAGACTCGACTCCCTGCGGCCTCTGTGGCGGTGCACATAGGGCAACCCTGCCTCAACCCCCACGTCCAGTGCTCTCTGTCAGTCTGCTCTGGGTGGGAGCTCAGGTATTACGGCCCCACGAGAGGTGGGGTCTGCCCAGGATCCCAGCTGCTCAGATATGGAAGCTTAGAGCTGGGAGAGGAGCCATCCCCAGCTCTCGTGTGTTCATCCGGCGCCTTCAAGCAGCTTTGCAGCCCATCAGGGCCCAGGGGCAACAGGGAAGCCCTCCGCAGGGGCCAGGCTCCATGCCATGTGTGTTCTAGCGGTGCGCTGTGATATAGGAGGGAGCGACGGCTGCCCACGCCCTCCGCCTCCACCTCTGCCTCTCCCAGAAGTGCTGCCCCATTTGCCTGGCTCGGAGGAAGGATGTCGGTGCTCGCCAGGACTTGAGAGCTGCTGTGCTGGGCACTCTCCCCACTGCCCTGGCATCTGGTGCCTGACACTGCTTTCTGGGCAGGCGTGTCCTGTGCGGgccccccaccctggccctgAGTGAGGGTGTGCCCTGTTCTGCCCCATTTCCTCGCAGGTGGTGTTTCCCGGAGCTGGAACCCAGGCAGCTATGTGTCCACATCCCAGAACCCAGCCCATAGGCTCTTCCCTGGATCTCCCCGTCCAGGGCTCCTGGGGAGACAGACGTGGGGCCAATCTGAGGCCCCCAAGGGTCTGCCCCTCAGTCGGTGTTTCTTCCAGCAGCGAGACACCAGCCTGGGCAGGCCGGAGGCGGCTGGGATGAGCTGGACAGCAGTCCCAGCTCTCAGGATTCTTCCCAGGAGAACGATGATCTGGGCAAGGCCTCAGACTCGGGTAGTCGGTCGGGCAGCGACAGCCCCTCGGGGGCCAGCCGGGCACCTAGTGACCTGGCAGAAAGGTGATCCAGCACCCCAGGGCGCCCCTCCCTCCCTACCCTGACGGGCGAGAGGTGACTTGGAGGGGGCTCACCCCTCCTGGCGTAAGGGAGCCCACCCTTTGTCCTGACCCGTGTGCACCTGGCAGGGTTGAGGCTGTGACCCTGAGTGACTGCCAGCAGGAGCTGAGCCTGGTCCGAACTGTGACCCAGGGGCAGCACACCTTCCTGAGCCGAGAGGAGGTGCAGCACTTCGTCAAAGAGTGAGCCCTGGCCTGTTCCAGGCCCCCTCACCCCCGCTCCCCGCCCCCATCCCTCGCCCTGCCTCTGCAGACACACCCCTTGCCCCCCCAGCCCTGTTGCACAGTGCCCCCTTCCTGCAGGTGTGGCCTCCTCAACTGTGAGGCTGTGCTGGAGCTGCTCATCAGCCACCTGGCTGCCACCAGTGAGCGTGTTCAGATGGTGAGGAGGGgagtgggtggggctgggggtgtgcCCAGGcatggggagtggggagaaggaGCACAGGACGCCCAGTCGCCCAGTAGATTTGTCTGCTGAGGGccgagaggagggagggagggagccggTCACACAGATCTCCTTTGGAGGGGGAACCAGCTGACATCAAGCCCACCCACCCCACAGAGAGCCCTGGGTGCCATCGCCTCCCTCGGGTGCACCGACCTGCTCTCCCAGGAGCGAGTCCTGCTCCTCACCCGGCCTCGGCTGCAGGAGCTCAGTGAGGGCAGCCCTGGACCCGTGACCAACAAGGCCACAAAGGTGGGCAGCCTCCAGGGCCCAGAGGAGAGGGTGCAGGATACCCCTGCAGTCTCACACCGTCTCCGCATCCCCCGCTGCCTTCCCTAGACAcgcctcctcctgctcctgcggCTGGCACAAGTCATCCCCTTAGAACTGCAGTTGGTGGCCTGGCCTCTTCCCATACTTGGGACCCCCAGGTTTCCCCAACCTTCCCCTGGTTTCCCTGACCTTCTGCCCAGCAGATCTGCCCTTTGGGCAGTGCCTTCTCCCTTGTGGctgtctcctccagga is part of the Budorcas taxicolor isolate Tak-1 chromosome 19, Takin1.1, whole genome shotgun sequence genome and harbors:
- the TEPSIN gene encoding AP-4 complex accessory subunit tepsin isoform X2, yielding MAATPPLRDRLSFLHRLPILLKGTSDDDVPCPGYLFEEIANLPRIPGQQPVSPGVPAEPSAQRLWPREAQVFAGPPDPLHGNSLYQKVRAAAQDLGAALYSDALSPPPPSQPPRTLPPAGMGSQSRPQSALQGFGYSKERGHTGSAGEAFLSTIQKAAEVVASAVRPGAESPSCQRSLPRGDAYQPAVTPSASLGTPASGSSLPAASPGARAARHQPGQAGGGWDELDSSPSSQDSSQENDDLGKASDSGSRSGSDSPSGASRAPSDLAERVEAVTLSDCQQELSLVRTVTQGQHTFLSREEVQHFVKECGLLNCEAVLELLISHLAATSERVQMRALGAIASLGCTDLLSQERVLLLTRPRLQELSEGSPGPVTNKATKILRHFEASCRQWPPARRPPAEPGPAAAHVGPSDLLTDALPFTGGPAFLQPLSSALFLPKGSTPPSGMQPSPVPPVSPDSCPLPVPGAARGAETRLAGSTDQGAASEQGPLCVDTPKGGPEISLGPSHSCSSLFAGMELVACPRLVGAGTAAEEPLPAHQTPWTLSQRLAAKEPCGSEPSAFAFLNS
- the TEPSIN gene encoding AP-4 complex accessory subunit tepsin isoform X1; this encodes MAATPPLRDRLSFLHRLPILLKGTSDDDVPCPGYLFEEIAKISHESLGSSQCLLEYLLNRLHSGSGRVKLKVLKILLHLCGHGSSSFLLILKRNPAFIQEAAVFAGPPDPLHGNSLYQKVRAAAQDLGAALYSDALSPPPPSQPPRTLPPAGMGSQSRPQSALQGFGYSKERGHTGSAGEAFLSTIQKAAEVVASAVRPGAESPSCQRSLPRGDAYQPAVTPSASLGTPASGSSLPAASPGARAARHQPGQAGGGWDELDSSPSSQDSSQENDDLGKASDSGSRSGSDSPSGASRAPSDLAERVEAVTLSDCQQELSLVRTVTQGQHTFLSREEVQHFVKECGLLNCEAVLELLISHLAATSERVQMRALGAIASLGCTDLLSQERVLLLTRPRLQELSEGSPGPVTNKATKILRHFEASCRQWPPARRPPAEPGPAAAHVGPSDLLTDALPFTGGPAFLQPLSSALFLPKGSTPPSGMQPSPVPPVSPDSCPLPVPGAARGAETRLAGSTDQGAASEQGPLCVDTPKGGPEISLGPSHSCSSLFAGMELVACPRLVGAGTAAEEPLPAHQTPWTLSQRLAAKEPCGSEPSAFAFLNS